A window of Actinopolymorpha sp. NPDC004070 contains these coding sequences:
- a CDS encoding exo-alpha-sialidase, producing the protein MPDVHPGAARRVVLLVGTTKGAFFLHSDEHRQDWTLTGPHLGGWEVFSLLGDSRQGRRRIYAGTHHQSGGATIQVSDDMGASWRPVEEGPRFTPMGDFDWEKGRWIPNQPGTQREWRLNRFWQLVQGHDSQPDTVFAGSEEAALFVSHDAGEHWTELSGLTAHPTRPDWGPGAAGMGLHTILVHPDNPDRMWVAASAVGVFRTDDAGATWQTCNAGLDRQPVAGRSAEIGYCAHKIVLDPDDPEVLYMQDHGGVNKSVDGGDSWFPIEKGLGAEGDERFGFPMAVARSGELYIFPLKNSEHRVARDGRMMVYRSDDRGESWQPVPGDFAASTSYVNVLRDGMAVDSLEPHGLYFGTSSGDLFYSLDRGTSWSAIEGRFPRITCVKTWLLPA; encoded by the coding sequence ATGCCCGACGTTCACCCTGGCGCCGCACGCCGCGTGGTTCTGCTGGTCGGCACGACCAAGGGAGCCTTCTTCCTGCACTCCGACGAGCATCGTCAGGACTGGACGCTCACCGGTCCACACCTGGGCGGCTGGGAGGTCTTCAGCCTGCTCGGCGACTCCCGACAGGGCCGCCGGCGGATCTATGCGGGCACCCACCACCAGTCCGGAGGCGCCACGATCCAGGTGAGCGACGATATGGGCGCCTCCTGGCGCCCGGTCGAGGAGGGGCCGCGGTTCACCCCGATGGGCGACTTCGACTGGGAGAAGGGGCGGTGGATCCCCAACCAGCCAGGCACGCAGCGGGAGTGGCGGCTCAACCGCTTCTGGCAGCTCGTCCAGGGTCACGACTCCCAGCCGGACACGGTGTTCGCCGGGTCAGAGGAGGCGGCGTTGTTCGTCAGTCACGACGCCGGCGAGCACTGGACGGAGCTGTCCGGGCTGACCGCACACCCCACCCGGCCCGACTGGGGACCCGGTGCGGCCGGCATGGGCCTGCACACGATCCTGGTCCACCCCGACAACCCCGACCGGATGTGGGTGGCGGCATCGGCGGTCGGGGTGTTCCGAACCGACGACGCCGGCGCGACCTGGCAGACCTGCAACGCGGGGCTGGACCGCCAGCCGGTGGCCGGCAGATCTGCGGAGATCGGCTACTGCGCCCACAAGATCGTGCTCGACCCCGACGACCCGGAGGTCCTCTACATGCAGGACCACGGCGGCGTCAACAAGTCGGTCGACGGTGGCGACAGCTGGTTCCCCATCGAAAAGGGCCTCGGCGCCGAGGGAGACGAGCGGTTCGGCTTCCCGATGGCCGTCGCCCGCAGCGGGGAGCTCTACATCTTCCCGTTGAAGAACAGCGAGCACCGGGTCGCTCGGGACGGCCGCATGATGGTCTACCGCTCCGACGACCGAGGCGAGTCCTGGCAACCGGTCCCGGGCGACTTCGCTGCCTCCACCAGCTATGTCAACGTCCTGCGTGACGGCATGGCCGTCGACTCGCTGGAGCCGCACGGCCTCTACTTCGGCACCAGCTCCGGGGATCTCTTCTACTCCCTCGACCGCGGCACCAGCTGGTCCGCGATCGAAGGCCGCTTCCCCCGCATCACCTGTGTCAAGACCTGGTTGCTGCCGGCATGA
- a CDS encoding alpha-glucosidase/alpha-galactosidase, producing MTTRIAMLGAGSLGFTRRLVRDILSVPELADTTFAFHDINERNLDMVTRLIRRDIEASGLPATIEPSLERRRAIADADYVFSVIRQGGLDAFRTDIEIPLKYGVDQCVGDTLCAGGVMYGQRTIPALLDFCTDIREVAKPDVLFLNYSNPMAMNTWACNEYGGVRTVGLCHGVQGGHWQITRCIEHWAKREGLIGQDETLHRSEVDIVAAGINHQTWYIKAQWRGIDMIPKMLELFEGHPTYPQTEKVRIDVLRRFGYYSTESNGHLSEYLPWYRKRTDEISRWIDLSSWINGETGGYLRVCTEGRNWFETDFPNWMKEDPKPITAQDRSEEHGSYIIEALETGRVYRGHFNVPNDGVITNLPQGSVVEVPGYVDRNGINIPVVGDLPMACAATCAASIRVQEMAKEAAVHADTTLLKQAMLHDPLVGAVCDPEEVWQMTDEMLVEQARWLPQFAEEIPAARERLATAERDGTRVKTVTTEGAARLHTKTVEEMAADREAARSNAAAADKAGMTKTG from the coding sequence ATGACAACCCGAATCGCGATGCTCGGCGCCGGATCACTCGGCTTCACCCGCCGCCTGGTGCGGGACATCCTGTCCGTACCCGAACTCGCCGACACGACGTTCGCGTTCCACGACATCAACGAACGCAACCTCGACATGGTGACCAGGCTGATCCGCCGCGACATCGAGGCCAGCGGACTGCCGGCCACGATCGAGCCGAGCCTGGAACGCCGCCGGGCCATCGCCGACGCCGACTACGTGTTCTCGGTGATCCGGCAAGGTGGGCTTGACGCCTTCCGGACCGACATCGAGATCCCGCTGAAGTACGGCGTCGACCAGTGCGTCGGTGACACGTTGTGCGCGGGCGGTGTCATGTACGGACAGCGCACGATCCCCGCGCTGCTGGACTTCTGCACCGACATCCGCGAGGTCGCCAAGCCGGACGTGCTGTTCCTCAACTACTCCAACCCGATGGCCATGAACACCTGGGCCTGCAACGAGTACGGCGGTGTGCGGACCGTCGGCCTGTGCCACGGCGTCCAGGGCGGCCACTGGCAGATCACCCGGTGCATCGAGCACTGGGCGAAGCGGGAGGGCCTGATCGGCCAGGACGAGACGCTGCACCGCAGCGAGGTCGACATCGTGGCCGCCGGCATCAACCACCAGACGTGGTACATCAAGGCGCAGTGGCGCGGCATCGACATGATCCCGAAGATGCTGGAGCTGTTCGAGGGGCACCCGACGTACCCGCAGACGGAGAAGGTCCGCATCGACGTGCTGCGCCGCTTCGGCTACTACAGCACCGAGTCCAACGGCCACCTGTCGGAGTACCTCCCGTGGTACCGCAAGCGGACCGACGAGATCTCGCGGTGGATCGACCTGTCCAGCTGGATCAACGGCGAGACCGGCGGCTACCTCCGGGTGTGCACCGAGGGACGGAACTGGTTCGAGACCGACTTCCCGAACTGGATGAAGGAGGACCCCAAGCCGATCACCGCCCAGGACCGCAGCGAGGAGCACGGCTCGTACATCATCGAGGCGCTGGAGACCGGACGCGTCTACCGCGGCCACTTCAACGTGCCGAACGACGGCGTGATCACCAACCTGCCGCAGGGCAGCGTGGTGGAGGTGCCGGGCTACGTCGACCGCAACGGCATCAACATCCCCGTCGTCGGTGACCTGCCGATGGCCTGTGCGGCCACCTGCGCGGCCAGCATCCGGGTGCAGGAGATGGCCAAGGAGGCGGCGGTGCACGCCGACACCACCCTGCTCAAGCAGGCGATGCTGCACGACCCGCTGGTCGGCGCGGTCTGCGACCCCGAGGAGGTGTGGCAGATGACCGACGAGATGCTCGTGGAGCAGGCGCGGTGGCTGCCGCAGTTCGCCGAGGAGATCCCCGCGGCCCGGGAACGCCTGGCCACCGCCGAACGCGACGGCACCCGGGTCAAGACCGTCACCACCGAGGGCGCGGCCCGGCTGCACACCAAGACCGTGGAGGAGATGGCCGCGGACCGGGAGGCCGCGCGGTCCAACGCCGCCGCCGCCGACAAGGCGGGCATGACGAAGACCGGCTGA
- a CDS encoding SDR family oxidoreductase, producing MADDAVGRNDEDGSTGAGGPGESGAAAPVAVVTGAGSGVGRAVAVALAADGYAVVLAGRRPEPLAEVAAECTRAWRDAARSASVSSTSGEPALAVPTDVADPESVAALFDAVRTHHGRLDVLVNNAGRNAPATSVEEVSLADWRAVVDVNLTGAFLCTQHAVRLMKAQRPLGGRIINNGSLSAHTPRPHSAAYTATKHAISGLTKATALDGRPYDIACGQIDIGNAATDMTARMAEGVAQPDGSVRPEPTIDVAHVARAVVYMASLPLSANVPTMTVMATRMPYVGRG from the coding sequence ATGGCGGACGACGCGGTCGGCAGGAACGACGAGGACGGCAGCACCGGCGCGGGCGGTCCCGGCGAGTCGGGCGCGGCCGCTCCGGTCGCGGTGGTCACCGGGGCCGGGTCCGGCGTCGGCCGGGCGGTCGCGGTCGCCCTGGCCGCCGACGGCTACGCGGTGGTGCTCGCCGGGCGGCGGCCCGAGCCGCTGGCGGAGGTGGCGGCGGAGTGTACGCGGGCGTGGCGGGATGCCGCCCGGTCGGCAAGCGTCTCCAGCACGTCGGGCGAACCGGCGCTCGCCGTACCCACCGACGTCGCCGACCCCGAGTCGGTGGCCGCGTTGTTCGACGCGGTACGCACCCACCACGGCCGGTTGGACGTACTGGTCAACAACGCCGGGCGGAACGCCCCCGCCACCTCCGTCGAGGAGGTGTCCCTGGCCGACTGGCGCGCGGTGGTGGACGTCAACCTGACCGGCGCGTTCCTGTGCACCCAGCACGCCGTCCGGCTGATGAAGGCGCAGCGCCCCCTGGGCGGCCGGATCATCAACAACGGTTCTCTGTCCGCGCACACGCCGCGCCCGCACTCGGCCGCCTACACCGCCACCAAGCACGCGATCAGCGGGCTCACCAAGGCCACCGCGCTGGACGGCCGCCCGTACGACATCGCCTGTGGACAGATCGACATCGGCAACGCCGCGACCGACATGACCGCCCGGATGGCCGAGGGCGTGGCACAGCCGGACGGTTCGGTTCGGCCCGAGCCGACGATCGACGTCGCCCACGTCGCCCGCGCGGTGGTCTACATGGCGAGCCTGCCGCTTTCGGCGAACGTGCCGACGATGACGGTGATGGCGACCCGGATGCCCTACGTCGGCCGCGGCTGA
- the serB gene encoding phosphoserine phosphatase SerB produces the protein MPATDPPASKPPVSTLLVTLTGRDRPGVTSAVFDTLARYPVEVLDVEQVVLRGRLVLGILVTAPRDVGRLRQEVEKVGRGLGMYVETEDGAGDNRPRRSGRSHVTVLGQPLRPKAVAAIAGRISDTGANIDRIVRIARYPVVAIEMDVSGVDPDLLRQALAIEAAATHVDVAVQPAGLYRRAKRLVVLDVDSTLIQGEVIEMLAAHAGCEEEVTRVTAEAMRGELDFAESLRRRVALLAGVDAGALAEVRREVRLTPGARTLTRTLRRLGYQIGVVSGGFTQVVEPLAAELGIDFVAANRLEVADGRLTGRVEGPIVDRPGKAEALRGFAAAAGVPLSQTVAIGDGANDLDMLAAAGLGVAFNAKPVVREAADTAVSVPYLDAIIYLLGITRDEVDAADAETTETA, from the coding sequence GTGCCCGCGACCGATCCGCCCGCGTCGAAGCCGCCCGTCTCCACCCTGCTCGTCACCCTCACCGGCCGGGACCGCCCCGGCGTCACCTCCGCGGTGTTCGACACCCTCGCGAGGTACCCGGTCGAGGTGCTCGACGTCGAACAGGTCGTCCTGCGTGGCCGGCTGGTCCTCGGCATCCTGGTGACCGCGCCGCGTGACGTGGGTCGGCTGCGGCAGGAGGTGGAGAAGGTCGGCCGGGGCCTCGGGATGTACGTCGAGACCGAGGACGGTGCCGGCGACAACCGGCCGCGCCGCAGTGGCCGCAGCCACGTCACGGTGCTCGGCCAGCCGCTGCGGCCGAAGGCGGTCGCGGCGATCGCCGGGCGGATCTCCGACACCGGCGCCAACATCGACCGCATCGTCCGGATCGCCCGCTATCCGGTGGTCGCCATCGAGATGGACGTGTCCGGTGTGGATCCCGACCTGCTTCGCCAGGCGCTGGCCATCGAGGCCGCCGCCACGCACGTGGACGTGGCCGTCCAGCCGGCGGGCCTGTACCGCCGGGCCAAGAGGCTGGTCGTCCTGGACGTGGACTCGACCCTGATCCAGGGCGAGGTGATCGAGATGCTCGCCGCGCACGCCGGCTGTGAGGAGGAGGTCACCCGGGTCACCGCCGAGGCGATGCGTGGAGAACTCGACTTCGCCGAGTCGCTGCGCCGGCGGGTCGCCCTGCTCGCCGGAGTCGACGCCGGAGCACTGGCGGAGGTACGCCGCGAGGTCCGGCTCACCCCCGGCGCCCGCACGCTCACCCGTACCCTCCGCCGGCTGGGCTACCAGATCGGCGTGGTCAGCGGCGGGTTCACCCAGGTGGTGGAGCCGCTCGCCGCCGAGCTCGGCATCGACTTCGTGGCCGCCAACCGGCTGGAGGTCGCCGACGGGCGGCTCACCGGCCGGGTCGAGGGACCGATCGTGGACCGCCCCGGAAAGGCGGAGGCGCTGCGGGGGTTCGCCGCGGCGGCCGGCGTCCCGTTGTCGCAGACGGTGGCGATCGGGGACGGCGCCAACGACCTGGACATGCTCGCCGCCGCCGGGCTCGGGGTGGCGTTCAACGCCAAGCCGGTGGTCCGTGAGGCCGCCGACACCGCGGTCAGCGTGCCCTACCTGGACGCGATCATCTACCTGCTCGGCATCACCCGGGACGAGGTGGACGCCGCGGACGCGGAGACCACCGAAACAGCTTGA
- a CDS encoding PadR family transcriptional regulator — MATPRLTNPLALAVLVLLYERPMHPYEMSTTLRERRKEDSIKLNYGSLYSVVASLHKSGLIEARETLREGNRPERTIYAITEPGKARMTDWLSELVSVPKKEFTNFEAALSLMGALDPEEVLRLLELRLSALTMQRAAGEAVRAAAPPNFPRIFMIEYDFTSALLDAEIEFVRSLVADMRTQELGGYRLWQRMHELRAGDLSPEEASAILHEEFREELSWTEDRRTI; from the coding sequence ATGGCCACGCCGCGTCTGACGAACCCGCTGGCCCTGGCCGTGCTCGTCCTGCTCTACGAGCGGCCCATGCACCCGTACGAGATGTCCACCACGCTGCGCGAGCGGCGCAAGGAGGACAGCATCAAGCTCAACTACGGCTCGCTGTACTCCGTGGTCGCCTCGCTGCACAAGTCCGGCCTGATCGAGGCGCGGGAGACGCTGCGGGAGGGCAACCGGCCCGAGCGGACGATCTACGCGATCACCGAGCCCGGCAAGGCCCGGATGACCGACTGGCTGAGCGAACTGGTCAGCGTGCCGAAGAAGGAGTTCACCAACTTCGAGGCGGCACTGTCGCTGATGGGTGCGCTCGATCCCGAGGAGGTGCTCCGGCTGCTGGAGTTGCGGCTGAGCGCGCTGACGATGCAGCGGGCGGCAGGTGAGGCGGTCAGGGCGGCCGCACCACCCAACTTCCCGCGGATCTTCATGATCGAGTACGACTTCACCTCCGCCCTGCTGGACGCGGAGATCGAGTTCGTCCGTTCCCTCGTCGCCGACATGCGCACGCAGGAGCTCGGCGGCTACCGGCTCTGGCAGCGGATGCACGAACTCCGTGCCGGCGACCTCTCCCCGGAGGAGGCCTCGGCGATCCTGCACGAGGAGTTCCGCGAGGAACTGAGCTGGACGGAGGACCGCCGCACGATCTAG
- a CDS encoding ATP-binding cassette domain-containing protein yields MSAYAASGVLDDPAPLPSGRPAIEAAGLAKTYGSGDKAVRALAGITFSVPAGSVFGLLGPNGAGKSTTVKILTTLSRADAGSASVAGIDVHRHPARVRRAIGYVSQKPAFDPMGTGRENLVLAGRVHGLSGPSARSRADELLARFGLTESGNRLAGKWSGGMQRKLDVATGLVHRPSVLFMDEPTTGLDPQARAEMWAEIARLAREDGLTVLLTTHYLEEADRLADRLVIIDRGRVVAAGTPEELKAQLDGDTVQAEIAAADQAEVARSALTGVPGVHDVSVEETTVRARVSNGAATLPAVLTALDGARVGLTAVTVARPSLDDVYLRHAGRSFDRADTASLPRQETNR; encoded by the coding sequence ATGTCCGCGTACGCGGCGTCCGGGGTCCTCGACGACCCCGCACCACTCCCCTCCGGCCGGCCCGCCATCGAGGCTGCCGGCCTGGCCAAGACCTACGGCAGCGGCGACAAGGCCGTCCGTGCGCTGGCCGGAATCACCTTCTCCGTGCCCGCCGGCTCGGTCTTCGGACTCCTCGGGCCCAACGGCGCCGGCAAGTCCACCACGGTGAAGATCCTCACCACGCTCTCCCGCGCCGACGCCGGCTCGGCGAGCGTCGCCGGGATCGACGTGCACCGCCACCCCGCGCGGGTACGCCGGGCGATCGGCTACGTCTCCCAGAAACCGGCGTTCGACCCGATGGGCACCGGCCGGGAGAACCTCGTGCTGGCCGGCCGCGTCCACGGGCTGTCCGGGCCGTCCGCCCGGTCCCGGGCGGACGAGCTGCTTGCCCGCTTCGGACTCACCGAGTCCGGCAACCGGCTGGCCGGCAAGTGGTCGGGCGGCATGCAGCGCAAGCTCGACGTCGCCACCGGCTTGGTGCACCGGCCATCGGTGCTGTTCATGGACGAACCCACCACCGGACTGGACCCGCAGGCCCGGGCCGAGATGTGGGCCGAGATCGCCCGGCTGGCCCGCGAGGACGGGCTGACCGTGCTGCTCACCACGCACTATCTGGAGGAGGCGGACCGGCTCGCCGACCGGCTGGTGATCATCGACCGCGGCCGGGTCGTCGCCGCCGGTACGCCGGAGGAGCTGAAGGCCCAGCTGGACGGCGACACCGTCCAGGCCGAGATCGCCGCTGCCGACCAGGCCGAGGTGGCCCGGTCGGCGCTGACCGGAGTGCCCGGCGTCCACGACGTCTCCGTGGAGGAGACGACCGTGCGGGCCCGGGTGAGCAACGGCGCGGCCACGCTGCCCGCCGTACTGACCGCCCTGGACGGCGCCCGGGTCGGCCTGACCGCGGTGACAGTGGCCCGGCCCTCCCTCGACGACGTGTACCTGCGCCACGCCGGCCGGTCCTTCGACCGAGCCGACACGGCGTCCCTCCCCCGGCAGGAGACGAACCGATGA
- a CDS encoding ABC transporter permease, translating to MTTLPETPVDGRTDARTGVRAERRAGSAGTFLAHSAYLTGRSLRTLTRQPAYLAFTLIQPMIWLLLFGQLFRNVARLPGFGTGSYLEYLTPGVVVMTAMFSAGWAGTSFIQDMERGVMDRNLTSPMSRGALITGSLAFQAVTTVIQSLIVLGVGLAAGARFAGGVTGVLVVLVCAVLLAVVFAALSDAIALLVHQQEALIGISQFLILPLSFLSSVMMAPALMPAWVGDVARFNPVDWAALAARSAVSAAPDWGLVGGRLGLLVALVAVMGWLAARAFRSYQRSV from the coding sequence ATGACCACCCTCCCCGAAACCCCTGTCGACGGCCGGACGGACGCCCGCACCGGCGTACGGGCCGAGCGGCGGGCCGGTTCGGCCGGCACGTTCCTGGCCCACTCCGCGTACCTCACCGGACGGTCGTTGCGCACCCTGACCCGGCAGCCGGCGTACCTCGCGTTCACCCTGATCCAGCCGATGATCTGGCTGCTGCTGTTCGGCCAGCTGTTCCGGAACGTCGCCCGGCTACCGGGCTTCGGCACCGGCTCCTACCTGGAGTACCTCACGCCCGGCGTGGTGGTGATGACGGCGATGTTCTCCGCCGGCTGGGCGGGCACGTCGTTCATCCAGGACATGGAACGCGGCGTGATGGACCGCAACCTCACCTCTCCGATGAGCCGCGGCGCGCTGATCACCGGTTCGCTGGCGTTCCAGGCGGTGACCACCGTGATCCAGTCGCTGATCGTCCTCGGTGTCGGGCTTGCGGCCGGTGCGCGCTTCGCCGGCGGGGTCACGGGCGTGCTGGTTGTCCTGGTGTGCGCCGTGCTGCTGGCGGTCGTGTTCGCCGCGCTGTCGGACGCGATCGCGTTGCTGGTGCACCAGCAGGAGGCGCTGATCGGGATCTCGCAGTTCCTGATCCTGCCACTGTCGTTCCTGTCGTCGGTGATGATGGCCCCCGCGCTGATGCCTGCCTGGGTGGGCGACGTGGCGAGGTTCAACCCGGTGGACTGGGCCGCCCTCGCCGCCCGGTCGGCGGTCTCGGCGGCACCGGACTGGGGGCTGGTCGGTGGCCGGCTCGGGCTGCTGGTGGCGCTCGTGGCCGTCATGGGCTGGCTGGCGGCGCGGGCGTTCCGCTCCTACCAGCGCTCGGTGTGA
- a CDS encoding histidine phosphatase family protein → MRSLRTNRRLLLLRHGKAESPLGVADADRPLAGRGRAQSGYAGRQARELGVVPDLAVVSPALRTRQTWAEFAGAIAANSAGGAPRSGKSQPEVEVETTAPQVEVEVDLDRRVYDNTLDDLLDVVTEALHDARTLLVVGHNPSIASLAAVLDDGSSGADRSVLAGGYPTGTLTVFDVAGSWKTVGPGSGRLRAVIRQPS, encoded by the coding sequence GTGAGGAGCCTCCGAACGAACCGGCGGTTGCTGCTCCTGCGCCACGGCAAGGCGGAGTCACCGTTGGGGGTGGCCGACGCCGACCGCCCGCTGGCCGGCCGTGGCCGGGCACAGTCCGGCTACGCCGGGCGGCAGGCCAGGGAACTCGGCGTCGTGCCCGACCTGGCAGTCGTGTCGCCCGCGCTGCGGACCAGGCAGACCTGGGCGGAGTTCGCCGGCGCGATCGCGGCGAACTCCGCGGGCGGCGCCCCTCGTTCAGGAAAGTCTCAACCTGAAGTTGAGGTCGAGACAACTGCACCTCAGGTCGAGGTGGAGGTCGACCTCGATCGGCGGGTGTACGACAACACCCTGGACGACCTCCTCGACGTGGTGACCGAGGCGCTGCACGACGCTCGCACCCTGCTGGTGGTGGGGCACAACCCCTCGATCGCGAGTCTCGCCGCCGTACTCGACGACGGCTCGTCCGGAGCGGACCGGAGCGTGCTGGCCGGCGGATATCCCACCGGCACGCTCACGGTGTTCGACGTCGCGGGCTCGTGGAAGACGGTGGGCCCGGGGTCGGGCCGGCTCCGCGCGGTGATCCGGCAACCGTCCTGA
- the ribH gene encoding 6,7-dimethyl-8-ribityllumazine synthase: MSGSGAPGATRIDGAGLRVGVVAASWHEEVMGGLLDGALRALAEAGVSDPVVVRVPGSFELPVVAARLARSGLDAVVALGTVIRGGTPHFDYVCQAATAGLTDVSVQTGVPVGFGVLTCDTAEQALDRAGLPGSHEDRGYECTQAALRTALTLRNLAGTLPPAGGHRVVPVTG, encoded by the coding sequence ATGAGCGGATCGGGCGCACCGGGCGCCACCCGGATCGACGGTGCCGGCCTGCGGGTCGGCGTGGTCGCCGCGTCGTGGCACGAGGAGGTGATGGGCGGCCTGCTGGACGGCGCGCTGCGAGCGCTCGCCGAGGCAGGGGTGAGCGACCCGGTGGTGGTGCGGGTGCCGGGATCGTTCGAGCTTCCGGTGGTGGCCGCGCGGCTCGCCCGGTCGGGCCTGGACGCCGTGGTGGCCCTGGGCACCGTCATCCGCGGCGGCACACCGCACTTCGACTACGTGTGCCAGGCGGCGACCGCCGGGCTCACCGACGTGAGCGTCCAGACCGGGGTGCCGGTCGGCTTCGGCGTGCTCACCTGCGACACGGCCGAGCAGGCGCTGGACCGCGCCGGGCTGCCCGGGTCGCACGAGGACCGGGGCTACGAGTGCACCCAGGCGGCACTGCGCACGGCGCTGACCCTGCGGAACCTGGCGGGCACGCTCCCGCCGGCCGGTGGCCACCGCGTCGTTCCGGTCACCGGGTGA
- a CDS encoding bifunctional 3,4-dihydroxy-2-butanone-4-phosphate synthase/GTP cyclohydrolase II: MSPGRDPVERALADLAAGRAVVVVDDEDRENEGDIIFAASAATPELVAFTVRHTSGVLCVPMEGADLDRLAIGPMTADNRDAMRTAFCVTVDAAAGITTGISAEDRTHTIRLLADSSTGPNDVVRPGHVFPLRYRPGGVLVRRGHTEAAVDLVRLAGLPPVGVLAELVEDDGSMMRGDALRRFAGEHDLALITVEDLVRHRRRHEPLVERVAQTRIPTRHGDFRAVGYRCTVDGSEHVALVRGEPGAKDGAGAPGTPGATGGEPLVRLHSECLTGDAFGSLRCDCGPQLDRALAAVAADGTGVVVYLRGHEGRGIGLLAKLSAYALQDTGHDTVEANLALGLPVDARDYWIGAQILADLGVERMRLLTNNPAKRAGLEAYGLTVTATTPLTITPNGDNARYLATKRDRLGHALPAEAGVLRQTTGRAS, encoded by the coding sequence ATGAGCCCGGGCCGCGACCCGGTCGAGCGCGCACTGGCCGACCTCGCCGCCGGCCGGGCGGTGGTCGTGGTCGACGACGAGGACCGCGAGAACGAGGGCGACATCATCTTCGCCGCCTCGGCCGCGACCCCGGAGCTGGTGGCGTTCACCGTGCGGCACACCAGCGGGGTCCTGTGCGTACCGATGGAGGGCGCCGACCTGGACCGGCTGGCCATCGGCCCGATGACCGCGGACAATCGCGACGCCATGCGGACGGCGTTCTGTGTGACCGTGGACGCGGCCGCCGGAATCACCACCGGCATCAGCGCCGAGGACCGTACGCACACCATCCGGCTGCTGGCCGACTCGTCCACCGGCCCCAACGACGTCGTACGACCGGGTCACGTGTTCCCGCTGCGCTACCGTCCCGGCGGCGTGCTGGTCAGGCGGGGGCACACCGAGGCCGCCGTCGACCTGGTCCGGCTCGCCGGCCTGCCGCCGGTGGGCGTCCTCGCCGAACTCGTCGAGGACGACGGCTCGATGATGCGCGGGGACGCGCTGCGCCGGTTCGCCGGCGAGCACGACCTCGCGCTGATCACCGTCGAAGATCTCGTACGCCACCGCCGCCGGCACGAACCGCTGGTGGAACGCGTCGCGCAGACCCGGATCCCGACCCGGCACGGCGACTTCCGTGCCGTCGGCTACCGCTGCACGGTCGACGGCTCCGAGCACGTCGCCCTGGTCCGCGGGGAGCCGGGCGCCAAGGACGGGGCCGGTGCGCCCGGCACCCCTGGCGCCACAGGCGGCGAGCCCCTGGTGCGGCTGCACTCCGAATGCCTCACCGGCGACGCGTTCGGTTCGTTGCGCTGCGACTGCGGACCCCAGCTGGACCGTGCGCTGGCGGCGGTCGCCGCCGACGGCACCGGGGTGGTCGTCTACCTGCGCGGCCACGAGGGACGCGGCATCGGCCTGCTGGCCAAGCTGTCCGCGTACGCCCTGCAGGACACCGGGCACGACACGGTGGAGGCCAACCTCGCGCTGGGGCTGCCGGTCGACGCCCGCGACTACTGGATCGGCGCGCAGATCCTCGCCGACCTCGGCGTGGAGCGGATGCGTCTGCTCACCAACAACCCGGCCAAACGCGCCGGGCTGGAGGCGTACGGCCTGACCGTCACCGCCACCACACCACTGACGATCACACCGAACGGCGACAACGCCCGTTACCTCGCGACCAAGCGGGATCGGCTCGGGCACGCGCTGCCGGCCGAGGCGGGCGTCCTTCGGCAGACCACCGGGAGGGCTTCATGA
- the pnuC gene encoding nicotinamide riboside transporter PnuC encodes MSWLTWLIDAKLQIGGSEILWREIVGNGFGLASALFGMRRRVAAWPVGMIGNILLFTVFLGGVFHAPQDKDLWGQAGRQVFFFAVSAYGWWRWRQARNGAGDGGAVAPRWATWRERAGILVGAAVGVAVFTYVLGLLGSWGPLADAWILTGSILATYGMARGWVEFWLIWIAVDVVGVPLLLSAGYYPSAILYIVYGAFCVLGFVTWIRVRARIAAMPQPADTVAAGDPA; translated from the coding sequence ATGAGCTGGTTGACCTGGCTGATCGACGCGAAGCTGCAGATCGGCGGTTCTGAGATCCTCTGGCGCGAGATCGTCGGCAACGGCTTCGGCCTGGCCAGCGCGCTGTTCGGGATGCGCCGCCGGGTCGCGGCCTGGCCGGTCGGCATGATCGGCAACATCCTGCTGTTCACGGTCTTCCTCGGCGGCGTGTTCCACGCCCCGCAGGACAAGGACCTGTGGGGGCAGGCCGGCCGGCAGGTGTTCTTCTTCGCGGTGAGCGCGTACGGCTGGTGGCGGTGGCGCCAGGCCCGCAACGGCGCCGGTGACGGCGGCGCGGTCGCGCCGCGGTGGGCGACCTGGCGCGAGCGCGCGGGCATCCTGGTCGGCGCGGCCGTCGGCGTGGCGGTGTTCACCTACGTGCTCGGCCTGCTCGGCTCGTGGGGCCCGCTCGCCGACGCCTGGATCCTGACCGGCAGCATCCTCGCCACCTACGGCATGGCCCGCGGGTGGGTGGAGTTCTGGCTGATCTGGATCGCGGTGGACGTGGTGGGGGTCCCGCTGCTGCTGAGCGCGGGCTACTACCCGTCGGCGATCCTCTACATCGTCTACGGCGCCTTCTGCGTGCTGGGCTTCGTCACCTGGATCCGCGTCCGGGCGAGGATCGCGGCGATGCCCCAGCCTGCGGACACCGTGGCGGCAGGTGATCCCGCATGA